The following is a genomic window from Brachionichthys hirsutus isolate HB-005 chromosome 15, CSIRO-AGI_Bhir_v1, whole genome shotgun sequence.
gggggcagtgTTGCTCCGCCTCGCGCATGTCTTCCCTTATGATTCCAGTGTGCTGCACATCTAAttataaacatttgttttgtaaatatatCGTTTACTGAAGCCGCATCTGTATTCAATCTGCGTGTGGAACGCGTCTCTAATTGCCTTTCTAGCTCGCTTCTCACACCCTTAGCTCTGGGAAAAAGGCAACTATCGCATCTCAAGTTACGCCAAAATGCATCCCTGGTGAAAGATGCCATCCTTCTTTGTGCACATCGTTAGATGGAACACAGCTGCAGCCATTCACGGATGgacattgaccccccccccccccccagacagaccCAAACACATCCACCCTCTGACTCGGGCCTGCAGCTTTGACAGTGATCTCCCTGCACATGTGTGAGGGAGCGCCTTCGGTTACACCCTCTGCCTCTGCACACACATAAGTTTGAAAGGTTTATTTTGGGCCTCAGATTTATCGCTGtaagcctgtgaaataataggAGGAGTCAGTATGTCACCGTCCAATTCTGAGTGTGATTCTCCATGTCGACTgtcagaggcggggggggggtggggggtcccTCTGAACAACAGGCTCCTTAGCTCCGTACCCGACTGCTCTGTGTGTGATTCTGAATTTGAAACGATGGAAACCAGCCCCCTGCAGGTGCTGACCGTCCCCACGGCGCCCTATCCGGATCAGAGGCCCGGCGCAAGCGGCCTGAGGAAAAAGGTCCGTGTATTTCAGTCCAGGAAGAACTACCTGCACAACTTCATCCAGAGTATCTTCTCCTCGATTGACCTGCGAGACCGCCAGGGATCGacagtggtggtggggggggacgGCCGCTTCTTCAACCAAACAGCCATTAAGGTCATTGTGCAGATGGCAGCTGCCAATGGGGTCAGTGTcaccgtttgtgtgtgtttgtttgtgtgtttatctgcaGCTGGGTCACAAtctcaattattatttttggtacGCTGTTGTGTTTGAAAGGGAaagaatattaaataaaattaataaattacaaaatggaGTTAAGACAATAAGTAAATGGTatattctctttctttttttttagaaaatccAAACAgatggtaaaagaaaaaaatcaaattgaCAGATGTTTTAGTAAATTAGTACATTAATTcattaaattaatgtcaaactacaaatgtaataaattGAAAGTAACATGTTGcatacatttcattttataattGTTGACCTCTTAAGTGGTCATAAATTCTAAAATGTTATCAGTCTTTTATCAACATTAAacgttaaccccccccccccacgaataAACCCTCACTTTTCAtctaacaaaaatataaataaataaaatgaagtttTTAGTTTAATCAGAAACTTTTTTTGAACAGAATATTGTGTGTTTCTAAATATGAAATTTTACCTTCCAAACACGCTACAGGGACATGCTAACGTCAGCATGGTAAATTCCAAATACAAATGCTACCATGTGTGGCTTTTAGCTCAAAGAGCCTCtgtgccaacacacacacacacacacacacacacacaaacaaacacctgtGTGACATTTACTCAGGTGGGTCGTCTGATCATTGGACACCACGGGGTAATGTCCACGCCGGCCGTCTCCTGCGTGATCAGGAAATATAAGGCCATCGGAGGCATCATCCTCACCGCCAGCCACAACCCCGGGGGGCCGGATGGAGACTTTGGCATTAAGTTCAACACTGCAAATGGAGGTATGGTAACCGGGGAGGAGGAagcatgcaggggggggggtcaggagaaACGTCAGCCAATTAACAAGGCTGGATTCACTTGGGCATGTGACACGGCGCTAAAAGCTTGGCACTTATGTGGACATAAAAtatgggtcaaaggtcatccaaAATATCTGCAATGTTTTACTGATAAGCACCAAGTGCACTTGTTATTCTAGTTTTAATACATACAGCACATGTAAAATAACAGATgccttcttcttcatcatcatcatcaccattcaGGCCCAGCCAAGGAACCTGTTACGCACAAGATCTTTCAGATCAGCAGGACCATGGAGGAGTTTGCCATCTGCCCCGGCCTGCAAGTGGATCTGAACACCCTCGGAAAACAAGCGTTTGACCTGGAGAACAAGTTCAAACCGTTCACAGGTGATGGTCCATCGTCTTTGATCTTAATGTTTATTGCTGACAATTAAGTTCAATGGAAATTACAGCAATTAAACAAGAATGTAATCAGTGTGTGGCTGTCCAGTGGAAATTGTCGACTCCGTGGAATCCCACGCTAACCTGTTGAGGAACGTCTTTGACTTTGCTGCTCTGAAGGATCTTCTGTCGGGGGAAAATCACATCAGCGTCAGACTCGATGCCATGCATGGAGGTGAGAGAACGTTCAACCAACGAATCTGTTCGGTCATTGTGAAAGGTCATTTAAAAAGCACGTTTAAATGTATGGAGAAAGAAATGCTTAATTTCTCGGTAGAATAAAAGTTTAAAGTAGCATGGAATTATATTACACCAGTTTAAGTAACACCATTTGATTACCTGCTCACAGCGATATGTGTCTATATCATccatgttttaattattattttccatAATGGTGGATCTGGATCTAGACTTTAGAATGAGTCTGATTGACTGATCTCAGCTGcgtctcctcccctctctgttACCGGACTGTGACCTATAATATGTTACGCACctccaaatatatattttaatcccCCCCCAGATCCAGATtatgatccggatctggatccaattGCGCATAGTGGCCTGTGCCtaggtatttttattttaatggacTATCATTATGTTTCATGATGGATCTGGATCTGCCGCAAACCTTTTGGCTTCCTCGGGGTATCTTttggataaacaaacaaacaaacgctgtaTCTCacatgacctcctcctcctcctcttgcagaGGTAACGAAGCCGGGAATATCAAAAACCACTTGCTGCATAGCAGCGATGAAAACGAGATGCGTGTTGATTCCAGTGCTGTCTTTAAGTCTTTTTGGGGGGAGGAGTTTGGTCTTTATAACACCGAGGAGGTCAGCTAAATGTCTCCACACCCCACTCCCAACCCCACCACAGCAACAGCACAACAGAAACCCACTCACAGGAAGCCCACAGGCACCGTCGAGCTATTGATAGGGAATGCATTTGAACAGCTACCCCTCCCATTCATAGCTTTGCAGGAGTGCTAATCATCTGCCACACCGAAGCCAGTCATTCTCACGGTCTGATGTTTCAGAATGCCGGCGGGGAAACTTTGCTCAACGCCTACTGGTCATCTCTGTCACTTCTGTTCACTCCCCAGTGGTGGGACCGTATGTGAAGAGAATACTCTGCGAGGAACTGGGCTGCCCGATCAATTCTGCTGTCAACTGCGTCCCATTGGAAGACTTTGGGGGTCAACACCCCGACCCTAACCTCATATATGCCGCAGAATTGGTCGACAGCATGAGAGACGGACAGTATGACTTTGGGGCAGCGTTTGACGGCGATGGGGTACGTGCAGCTTTATTTGTCCCTGTCTTCGCATTCTCAATATGAAAACTCCTTGGGATGAATTTAAGGCACGGATTTATaacctctgtctgtctgtttgccttCTAGGACCGTAACATGATCCTCGGAAAGCACGGCTTCTTCGTCAGCCCGCCTGACTCTGTGGCCGTGATCGCTGACAACATCTTTTGCATCCCGTACTTCCAGCACACAGGGGTGAGAGGCTTTGCTCGCAGCATGCCCACAAGCGCAGCCTTAgacaggtaaaaataaaaataaatactgccAGAACAAACCGGTTCTTTGTGTTTACCCTCATAATACAAATGGAAATTTTggtgattaaaaaaagactATCCATGCCAAAGTACACGATAAAAAGAACTATATGCGCTTTCTTACCACGCTTTATTTCCTGCAGAGTAGCGAAAGCAACCAAGATAGAGTTGTATGAAACCCCCACTGGGTGGAAGTTCTTTGGGAATCTCATGGATGCAGGAAggctgtctctgtgtggagAGGAAAGCTTTGGGACAGGTGCTGTATCTCCTCCGGAAGTTATGCCATCAAAAGATTTAGATTAGTGAGGAGATTCTGATGagattattatttgtttgtaaTGGTGGGAAATGTAATTGCATATCCGCTTCAGGTGGAGACCATATCCGTGAGAAGGATGGGCTTTGGGCCGTGCTGGCGTGGCTCTCCATCCTGGCCGCCAGGCGAAAGAGTGTGGAGGATATTCTTAAGGACCACTGGATGAAATATGGAAGAAACTACTTTACCAGGTGAGGAGTGGACACACCTGTGCTCCATCAtacctggaaaaaaaagagatagaAATGTAAGATCCAGAGAAGCAGTGTTTGGATTATTGATAGTGACAAATGCTTCACGTTATTA
Proteins encoded in this region:
- the LOC137904322 gene encoding phosphoglucomutase-1-like, producing METSPLQVLTVPTAPYPDQRPGASGLRKKVRVFQSRKNYLHNFIQSIFSSIDLRDRQGSTVVVGGDGRFFNQTAIKVIVQMAAANGVGRLIIGHHGVMSTPAVSCVIRKYKAIGGIILTASHNPGGPDGDFGIKFNTANGGPAKEPVTHKIFQISRTMEEFAICPGLQVDLNTLGKQAFDLENKFKPFTVEIVDSVESHANLLRNVFDFAALKDLLSGENHISVRLDAMHGVVGPYVKRILCEELGCPINSAVNCVPLEDFGGQHPDPNLIYAAELVDSMRDGQYDFGAAFDGDGDRNMILGKHGFFVSPPDSVAVIADNIFCIPYFQHTGVRGFARSMPTSAALDRVAKATKIELYETPTGWKFFGNLMDAGRLSLCGEESFGTGGDHIREKDGLWAVLAWLSILAARRKSVEDILKDHWMKYGRNYFTRYDYENVDIDAACEMMEDVELLISDKSFIKQRFAVGDKIYQVEKADNFEYTDPVDSTITRNQGLRIIFSDGSRIIFRLSGTGSDGATVRIYIDSYEKEKVFEDTQVMLAPLATIALKISQLHHRTGRVGPSVIT